In Thermomonas carbonis, a single genomic region encodes these proteins:
- a CDS encoding tryptophan 2,3-dioxygenase: MTIDRNERPLEAGIHTDLEGRLTYGGYLRLDQLLSAQQPLSQPPHHDEMLFIVQHQTSELWLKLLIHELTAATDHLHNDRVWQFGKVIARCKRVLDQLTSQWSVLETLTPSEYMEFRDILGPSSGFQSLQYRTVEFLLGNKNAAMLKVFAHDADGHAALQAALLAPSLYDEFLRYLGRWGHDVPWQHQERDFSQPHVMDPGLVPVFERIYEDTGRYWREYALCEDLVDLETQFQLWRFRHMRTVMRIIGFKPGTGGSSGVAFLRKALELTFFPELFEVRTAIGPGRDYGAPDLPAR; the protein is encoded by the coding sequence ATGACTATCGACCGCAACGAACGTCCGCTGGAAGCCGGCATCCACACCGACCTGGAAGGCCGGCTGACCTACGGCGGTTACCTGCGCCTCGACCAGTTGCTGTCCGCGCAGCAGCCGCTGTCGCAGCCCCCGCATCACGACGAAATGCTGTTCATCGTCCAGCATCAGACCAGCGAGCTGTGGCTGAAGCTGCTGATCCACGAGCTGACCGCGGCCACCGACCACCTGCACAACGACCGCGTCTGGCAGTTCGGCAAGGTCATCGCGCGCTGCAAGCGGGTGCTCGACCAGCTGACCTCGCAATGGTCGGTGCTGGAGACGCTGACGCCGTCCGAATACATGGAATTCCGCGACATCCTGGGCCCGTCGTCGGGGTTCCAGTCGTTGCAGTACCGCACGGTCGAGTTCCTGCTCGGCAACAAGAACGCGGCGATGCTGAAGGTGTTCGCCCACGATGCCGACGGCCACGCCGCACTGCAGGCCGCGCTGCTGGCGCCGAGCCTGTACGACGAGTTCCTGCGCTACCTCGGTCGCTGGGGCCACGACGTCCCATGGCAGCACCAGGAACGTGATTTCTCGCAGCCGCATGTGATGGATCCGGGCCTCGTGCCGGTGTTCGAGCGCATCTACGAGGACACCGGCCGCTACTGGCGCGAATACGCCCTGTGCGAGGATCTGGTCGACCTGGAAACCCAATTCCAGCTATGGCGGTTCCGGCACATGCGCACGGTCATGCGCATCATCGGCTTCAAGCCCGGAACCGGCGGTTCCAGCGGCGTGGCCTTCCTGCGCAAGGCGCTGGAGCTGACCTTCTTCCCCGAGCTGTTCGAGGTCCGCACCGCGATCGGCCCGGGCCGCGACTACGGCGCGCCCGACCTGCCGGCGCGCTAA
- a CDS encoding peptide MFS transporter, with translation MSGAATTNTPDAVPEFRQVMGHPRPLWMLFMTEFWERFAFYGMRWALALYIVAQFHGGDSAGEAPASRLYGAYLALVYAAALFGGYVADKVIGYQRSILLGAVVMAAGLFMVMWPDENVFKLGLATVIAGNGLFKPNISTMVGKLYLQGDDRRDSGFTLFYMGINLGAMIAPWLTGLLAERIMGGSPDFPAYKVVFLVSGIGMLISLVWFWFGRKQLEGIGRPTPGTEGSGRVLMTAICTLLAIPVIYFLLSIGAGALQWILTALFVALCVLIMREGFKDGPVRRDMAIAMLIIFAFNVLFWCFFEQAGSSFNFLAQNIVNRDFGGWTFPVGWFQSVNSVAIIVMAPLMAWLWVKLGRNNPSIPRKFGLGLLFNSLAFLLLMFALSSLVDPQSLKIPFWTLFAVYWIQSIGELCLSPIGLSMVTKLAPVRLVGFGMGGWFLSTAIGNNLSGIFASHVSGTEGMSVESALGGYTFGFWALLIPGLLLFLIAPLIQRLMHGVK, from the coding sequence ATGAGCGGAGCCGCAACCACCAACACGCCGGACGCCGTGCCGGAATTCCGCCAGGTAATGGGCCATCCACGACCGTTGTGGATGCTGTTCATGACCGAGTTCTGGGAACGCTTCGCGTTTTATGGCATGCGTTGGGCACTGGCCTTGTACATCGTGGCCCAGTTCCACGGAGGCGACAGCGCGGGTGAGGCACCGGCGAGCCGGCTGTATGGCGCATACCTGGCCCTGGTCTACGCTGCCGCCCTGTTCGGTGGATATGTCGCCGACAAGGTCATCGGCTACCAGCGCTCCATTCTGCTGGGTGCTGTTGTCATGGCGGCCGGCCTGTTCATGGTCATGTGGCCGGATGAGAACGTTTTCAAGCTAGGCTTGGCGACGGTCATCGCCGGTAACGGCCTGTTCAAGCCGAACATCTCCACCATGGTCGGCAAGCTCTACCTGCAGGGCGACGACCGCCGTGACTCAGGCTTCACCCTGTTCTACATGGGCATCAACCTCGGCGCGATGATCGCCCCATGGCTGACCGGCCTGCTGGCCGAACGGATCATGGGCGGCTCCCCTGATTTTCCTGCCTACAAGGTCGTGTTCCTCGTGTCGGGTATCGGCATGCTGATTTCGCTGGTGTGGTTCTGGTTTGGCCGCAAGCAGTTGGAGGGTATCGGCCGGCCAACGCCGGGTACGGAGGGCAGCGGCCGCGTGCTGATGACCGCGATCTGCACCCTTCTTGCCATCCCGGTGATCTACTTCCTGTTGTCGATCGGCGCGGGTGCGCTGCAATGGATCCTCACCGCGCTGTTCGTGGCGCTTTGCGTGCTGATCATGCGCGAGGGTTTCAAGGATGGCCCGGTGCGCCGCGACATGGCGATCGCGATGTTGATCATCTTCGCGTTCAACGTGCTGTTCTGGTGCTTCTTCGAACAGGCCGGCAGTTCGTTCAACTTCCTGGCCCAGAACATCGTCAATCGCGATTTCGGCGGATGGACCTTCCCGGTGGGCTGGTTCCAGTCGGTGAACTCGGTGGCGATCATCGTGATGGCACCGCTCATGGCGTGGCTTTGGGTGAAGCTGGGTCGCAACAATCCTTCGATCCCCCGCAAGTTCGGCCTTGGCTTGCTGTTCAACAGCCTGGCCTTCCTGCTGCTGATGTTCGCGCTGTCCAGCCTCGTTGATCCGCAGAGCCTGAAGATCCCGTTCTGGACGCTGTTTGCGGTCTACTGGATCCAGTCGATCGGTGAGCTGTGCCTCTCGCCCATCGGTTTGTCGATGGTGACCAAGCTGGCACCAGTACGCCTCGTCGGCTTCGGCATGGGTGGCTGGTTCCTGTCCACGGCCATCGGCAACAACCTGTCCGGCATCTTTGCCAGCCATGTCAGCGGTACCGAGGGCATGAGCGTGGAATCCGCGCTCGGCGGCTACACCTTCGGCTTCTGGGCGCTGCTGATCCCGGGTCTGTTGCTGTTCCTGATCGCGCCGCTGATCCAGCGCCTGATGCACGGCGTGAAGTAA
- a CDS encoding MarR family winged helix-turn-helix transcriptional regulator has translation MTDPSQAPDAQPYTAQPKHRQLKLENFLPYRLSVLSNRTSNAIAREYSERFDMTIPEWRVMAVLGRFSGLSANQVAQRTAMDKVAVSRAVAKLMDAGRIAREFDDDDRRRSMLRLSEAGYAVYDQIVPLALGFEQHLLGDIPADERALLFRLLDRLDELELRAEHYTGGGDTSAE, from the coding sequence ATGACAGATCCCAGCCAGGCACCCGACGCCCAGCCCTACACCGCCCAGCCGAAGCACCGGCAGCTGAAGCTGGAGAACTTCCTGCCGTACCGGCTCAGCGTGCTGTCCAATCGCACCAGCAACGCGATCGCCCGCGAGTATTCGGAGCGCTTCGACATGACCATCCCGGAGTGGCGGGTGATGGCCGTGCTCGGTCGGTTCTCCGGGCTTTCCGCCAACCAGGTCGCGCAGCGCACGGCGATGGACAAGGTCGCGGTGAGCCGCGCGGTGGCGAAGCTGATGGACGCCGGGCGCATCGCCCGCGAGTTCGACGACGACGACCGCCGGCGCTCGATGCTGCGCCTGTCCGAAGCCGGCTACGCGGTCTACGACCAGATCGTGCCGCTGGCGCTCGGCTTCGAGCAACACCTGCTGGGCGATATCCCGGCCGACGAACGCGCCCTGCTGTTCCGCCTCCTGGATCGTCTGGACGAACTGGAATTACGTGCGGAGCACTACACCGGCGGCGGCGATACATCCGCCGAATAA
- the hppD gene encoding 4-hydroxyphenylpyruvate dioxygenase: MSAQPNLGMQPTTFDNPMGIDGFEFVEFAAPAGQAQHLHDYFKRMGFTQVARHKTRAISTYRQGDCTFLINEDPDSFAARFAAEHGPSACGFAIRVNKLAEWARVQALKNGAESFDAADELTKAVAAPVIKGIGGCMLYIVDRYDEKGTIHDPDYEYLPGVDLLPTGFGLTFIDHLTHNLYHGNMAKWADYYERLFNFREIRYFDIKGAKTGLLSKAMTAPDGMVRIPLNESSDPKSQINEYLDVYGGEGIQHIACFTDDIYATVEKMRDTGIEFLDTPDTYFDVIDARIPEHGEDVERLRANKILIDADPETKQRKLLQIFTLNALGPIFFEIIQRKGNEGFGEGNFQALFESIERDQMKRGVL; this comes from the coding sequence ATGAGCGCACAGCCCAATCTTGGCATGCAGCCGACCACGTTCGACAACCCGATGGGCATCGACGGCTTCGAATTCGTCGAATTCGCCGCGCCGGCGGGCCAGGCACAGCACTTGCACGACTATTTCAAGCGCATGGGCTTCACCCAGGTCGCGCGGCACAAGACCCGGGCGATCAGCACCTACCGGCAGGGCGATTGCACCTTCCTGATCAACGAGGATCCGGACAGCTTTGCCGCGCGCTTCGCCGCCGAACACGGCCCGAGCGCCTGCGGCTTCGCGATCCGCGTCAACAAGCTGGCCGAATGGGCGCGCGTGCAGGCGCTGAAGAACGGCGCCGAATCGTTCGATGCCGCCGACGAGCTGACCAAGGCGGTCGCCGCGCCGGTGATCAAGGGCATCGGCGGTTGCATGCTCTACATCGTCGATCGCTACGACGAGAAAGGCACCATCCACGATCCGGACTACGAATACCTGCCCGGCGTGGATTTGCTGCCGACCGGCTTCGGGCTGACCTTCATCGACCACCTGACCCACAACCTCTACCACGGCAACATGGCGAAGTGGGCGGACTACTACGAACGTTTGTTCAACTTCCGAGAGATCCGCTACTTCGACATCAAGGGCGCGAAAACCGGCCTGCTGTCGAAGGCGATGACCGCGCCGGACGGCATGGTCCGCATCCCGCTCAACGAGTCCAGCGACCCGAAGTCGCAGATCAACGAATACCTGGACGTGTACGGCGGCGAAGGCATCCAGCACATCGCCTGCTTCACCGACGACATCTACGCGACGGTGGAGAAGATGCGCGACACCGGCATCGAGTTCCTGGACACGCCGGACACCTATTTCGACGTGATCGATGCGCGGATCCCCGAGCATGGCGAAGACGTCGAGCGCCTGCGTGCGAACAAGATCCTGATCGACGCCGACCCCGAGACCAAGCAGCGCAAGCTGCTGCAGATCTTCACCCTCAATGCGCTCGGTCCGATCTTCTTCGAGATCATCCAGCGCAAGGGCAACGAAGGCTTCGGCGAAGGCAACTTCCAGGCGCTGTTCGAGAGCATCGAGCGCGACCAGATGAAGCGCGGCGTGCTGTAG
- the hmgA gene encoding homogentisate 1,2-dioxygenase → MTIESNGYQTGFGNEFASEAIAGTLPQGRNSPQVVAHGLYAEQISGTAFTAPRHQNRRSWLYRIRPAAMHGPFALFEQPRFHNDFETGPVTPDQLRWNPLPLADAPTDFIEGLVTMAGNGGPSAGAGIGIHMYAANRDMQGRFFYDADGELLIVPQQGRLHIETELGVLDVEPQEIALIPRGIRFRVALPDGEARGYVCENFGAFMRLPDLGPIGSNGLANPRDFLSPNAAYEDVDGEFELIAKFEGHLWRADIGHSPLDVVAWHGNHAPCKYDLRSFNTIGSISFDHPDPSIFLVLTSPSDTPGVGNMDFVIFPPRVLVAQDTFRPPWFHRNIASEFMGLVHGAYDAKADGFAPGGCSLHNCMTGHGPDAATFDKASAADTSKPDYIGGTMAFMFESRHVIRPTRQALDAAHRQRDYQACWAGLRKRFVAPHE, encoded by the coding sequence ATGACGATCGAAAGCAACGGCTACCAGACCGGCTTTGGCAACGAATTCGCCAGCGAGGCGATTGCCGGGACGTTGCCGCAGGGGCGCAACTCGCCGCAGGTGGTCGCGCACGGGCTGTACGCCGAACAGATCAGCGGCACCGCGTTCACCGCGCCGCGCCACCAGAACCGCCGAAGCTGGCTGTACCGGATCCGCCCGGCGGCGATGCACGGGCCGTTCGCGTTGTTCGAGCAACCGCGCTTCCACAACGATTTCGAGACCGGCCCGGTCACCCCGGACCAGTTGCGCTGGAATCCGCTTCCGCTGGCGGATGCGCCGACCGACTTCATCGAAGGGCTGGTCACGATGGCCGGCAATGGTGGCCCGTCAGCAGGCGCGGGCATCGGCATCCACATGTACGCCGCCAATCGCGACATGCAGGGCCGCTTTTTCTACGATGCCGACGGCGAGCTGCTGATCGTGCCGCAGCAGGGCCGGCTGCACATCGAAACCGAACTCGGCGTGCTCGATGTCGAGCCGCAGGAAATCGCGCTGATCCCGCGCGGGATTCGCTTCCGGGTGGCGTTACCGGATGGCGAGGCACGCGGCTATGTGTGCGAGAACTTCGGCGCGTTCATGCGGCTCCCGGACTTGGGTCCGATCGGCAGCAACGGGCTGGCCAATCCGCGCGATTTCCTCAGTCCGAATGCGGCGTATGAAGACGTCGATGGCGAATTTGAGCTCATCGCGAAGTTCGAGGGCCATTTGTGGCGCGCGGACATCGGCCATTCGCCGCTGGACGTGGTCGCCTGGCATGGCAACCACGCGCCTTGCAAATACGACCTGCGCAGCTTCAACACGATCGGCTCGATCAGTTTCGACCATCCGGATCCGTCGATTTTCCTGGTGCTGACCTCGCCCAGCGATACGCCCGGCGTCGGCAACATGGACTTCGTGATCTTCCCGCCGCGCGTGCTGGTGGCGCAGGACACGTTCCGCCCGCCATGGTTCCACCGCAATATCGCCAGCGAGTTCATGGGCCTGGTGCATGGCGCGTACGACGCCAAGGCGGACGGTTTCGCGCCCGGCGGCTGCTCGCTGCACAACTGCATGACCGGGCACGGTCCCGATGCCGCCACCTTCGACAAGGCCAGCGCTGCGGACACATCGAAGCCGGACTACATCGGCGGCACCATGGCCTTCATGTTCGAGTCGCGCCACGTGATCCGGCCGACGCGACAGGCACTGGACGCCGCGCATCGCCAGCGCGATTACCAGGCGTGCTGGGCCGGGTTGCGCAAGCGCTTCGTCGCGCCGCACGAGTGA
- a CDS encoding LptM family lipoprotein — protein sequence MRTLLSIALLVALAGCGERGTPDASPTAPTEAAPVADSTVTPPVAETPAPPDGDTSGSLRVDKPADGTISFNGFGPAAFGATAEEVRMAWGGDLGDEQPSEPGGCYYLIPQPVGEAGYRTAFMIEGDTFARIDVRRDDVTAPGGGKVGMNKSQIAALYAGIEQEPHKYTEGQYLSVRDPAGGKAMLVFETDGKTDDAKVTAWRIGLQPQVDYVEGCS from the coding sequence ATGCGGACACTGCTTTCGATTGCTTTGCTGGTCGCCCTTGCCGGTTGCGGCGAGCGCGGCACACCTGATGCCAGCCCCACGGCGCCAACCGAGGCGGCTCCCGTCGCGGACAGCACGGTAACCCCACCGGTCGCTGAAACCCCTGCACCCCCTGACGGCGATACCAGCGGTTCGCTGCGCGTGGACAAGCCCGCCGATGGCACGATCAGCTTCAACGGTTTCGGCCCTGCGGCCTTTGGCGCAACCGCAGAAGAAGTGCGCATGGCCTGGGGTGGCGACCTCGGCGATGAGCAGCCGTCCGAACCGGGCGGTTGCTATTACCTGATCCCGCAACCGGTCGGCGAGGCCGGCTATCGCACGGCTTTCATGATCGAAGGCGACACCTTCGCGCGCATCGACGTGCGCCGCGACGATGTGACCGCGCCGGGCGGCGGCAAGGTCGGCATGAACAAGTCGCAGATCGCGGCGCTCTACGCCGGCATCGAGCAGGAGCCGCACAAGTACACCGAGGGCCAGTACCTGAGCGTCAGGGATCCGGCCGGCGGCAAGGCGATGCTTGTGTTCGAGACCGACGGAAAAACCGATGACGCCAAGGTCACCGCCTGGCGCATCGGCCTGCAGCCGCAGGTGGATTACGTGGAAGGCTGTTCCTGA
- a CDS encoding Na+/H+ antiporter subunit G codes for MSWIIAIALVFALAVGCFFLLVGSFSLLKLSDFFKRLHGPTKASTLGVGCVLIASVGYHAFAGTDPQPRELLITAFLFITAPISAHLMAKAALSLHMAEQPPMPGAGSTPGTDGDDHDQEQPST; via the coding sequence ATGAGCTGGATCATCGCGATCGCCCTGGTGTTCGCGCTGGCCGTCGGCTGCTTCTTCCTGCTGGTCGGCAGTTTCAGCCTGCTCAAGCTCTCGGACTTCTTCAAGCGCCTGCACGGGCCGACCAAGGCCAGCACGCTGGGCGTGGGCTGCGTGCTGATCGCCTCGGTCGGCTACCACGCCTTCGCCGGCACCGACCCGCAGCCGCGCGAACTGTTGATCACTGCATTCCTGTTCATCACCGCGCCGATCAGCGCGCACCTGATGGCGAAGGCCGCGTTGTCATTGCACATGGCCGAACAGCCACCGATGCCGGGCGCAGGCAGCACGCCCGGCACCGATGGCGATGATCACGATCAGGAACAGCCTTCCACGTAA
- a CDS encoding K+/H+ antiporter subunit F gives MHVVGVAMLLALVRLLRGPSLPDRILALDTLFVSAIAQLVLFGMHLGTAVYFEAALVIAMLGFVGTVVLSKFVLRRDIVE, from the coding sequence ATGCACGTGGTCGGCGTGGCCATGCTGCTGGCCCTGGTCCGGCTGCTGCGCGGGCCCAGCCTGCCGGATCGGATCCTCGCCCTGGACACGTTGTTCGTGTCGGCGATCGCGCAACTGGTGCTGTTCGGCATGCATCTGGGCACTGCGGTGTATTTCGAGGCCGCGCTGGTCATCGCCATGCTCGGCTTCGTCGGTACCGTGGTGCTGAGCAAGTTCGTGCTGCGCCGGGACATCGTCGAATGA
- a CDS encoding Na+/H+ antiporter subunit E: MNPTRTPWRKRWLPSPPLSVTVFCFWLLMNDAVTVGHALMALVLALAIPPFAARLDREFARIGRLGGVPRMAGVLALDIVRSNIVVALQVLGPERNITPGFIWVPLDIANIHGIAALTSIITLTPGTVSSSLSADRRHLLVHVLNLKDPDEVIRQIKARYEAPLMEIFP; the protein is encoded by the coding sequence ATGAACCCGACGCGCACGCCATGGCGCAAGCGCTGGCTGCCCTCGCCGCCGCTGAGCGTGACGGTGTTCTGCTTCTGGCTGCTGATGAACGACGCGGTCACTGTCGGCCATGCGCTGATGGCGCTGGTGCTGGCGCTGGCAATTCCACCGTTCGCCGCGCGACTGGATCGCGAATTCGCCCGCATCGGACGCCTGGGCGGCGTGCCGAGAATGGCCGGCGTGCTGGCGCTGGACATCGTGCGCTCGAACATCGTGGTCGCGCTGCAGGTGCTCGGGCCGGAACGCAACATCACCCCCGGTTTCATCTGGGTGCCGCTGGACATCGCCAACATCCACGGCATCGCCGCGCTGACCAGCATCATCACCCTGACCCCCGGCACGGTGTCTTCGTCCTTGTCCGCGGATCGCCGCCACCTGCTGGTGCATGTACTCAACCTCAAGGATCCCGATGAGGTGATCCGGCAGATCAAGGCCCGTTACGAGGCACCGCTGATGGAGATCTTCCCGTGA
- a CDS encoding monovalent cation/H+ antiporter subunit D: protein MDHLPLLPILIPLLAAAAMLFVEHGRLGMLPQRVIAWTSLAAVLAVSLLLLRNADQGDISVYLLGDWPARLGIVLVVDRLSALMVLLGQLLAIACLLHACGGRDRRATHFHAFFQFQLMGLNGAFLTGDLFNLFVFFEVLLIASYGLLLSGGGGARMRAGLHYVAFNIGASTLFLLALGLLYGLLGTLNMAEMAARVAEVPASDLALVEAAAGMLLVVFCAKAALLPMYLWLPQTYTLAPAAVAALFAIMTKVGLYAVLRVGTLSFGLAGPLAGFAWPALQVLGAVTLVLAALGVLSAQRLRLLAAYLVLGSAATLFVAFSLATPGTIAAGLYYLVHSTLAGAALFLLADLVRQRGRGGAGKDMATPRMGRMRSLLFLLVAVSLAGLPPLSGFIGKLLLLDAVPAGSIGWVWGCVLGSSFLMLVGVARTGVHVFWGSDSEPAHAQDEVDALNAAPAAANLTAPPLESAAVLLLVCYGIAMALAAAPVLAFTRATADQLLAPAEYVRQIDAALPARRAP from the coding sequence ATGGATCACCTGCCGTTGCTGCCGATCCTGATCCCGCTGCTGGCCGCGGCGGCGATGTTGTTCGTCGAACACGGCCGCCTCGGCATGCTGCCGCAGCGGGTGATCGCGTGGACTTCGCTGGCAGCGGTGCTGGCGGTGTCGCTGCTGTTGCTGCGCAACGCCGATCAGGGCGACATCAGCGTCTATCTGCTCGGAGACTGGCCGGCGCGGCTCGGCATCGTGCTGGTGGTGGATCGGTTGTCGGCGCTGATGGTGTTGCTGGGCCAGCTGCTGGCGATCGCCTGCCTGCTGCATGCCTGCGGTGGCCGCGACCGCCGCGCCACCCATTTCCATGCGTTCTTCCAGTTCCAGTTGATGGGCCTGAACGGTGCGTTCCTGACCGGCGACCTGTTCAACCTATTCGTGTTCTTCGAAGTGCTGCTGATCGCCTCGTACGGCTTGCTGCTCAGCGGCGGCGGCGGCGCGCGCATGCGCGCCGGCCTGCATTACGTCGCCTTCAACATCGGCGCATCGACCCTGTTCCTGCTTGCGCTGGGCCTGCTGTACGGCCTGCTGGGCACCCTCAACATGGCCGAGATGGCCGCGCGCGTAGCCGAAGTGCCGGCCAGCGACCTCGCCCTGGTCGAAGCCGCGGCGGGCATGCTGCTGGTGGTGTTCTGCGCCAAGGCCGCGCTGTTGCCGATGTACCTGTGGCTGCCGCAGACCTACACGCTGGCACCGGCGGCAGTGGCTGCACTGTTCGCGATCATGACCAAGGTCGGCCTGTATGCAGTCCTGCGGGTGGGCACGCTGAGCTTCGGCCTGGCCGGGCCGCTGGCCGGCTTTGCCTGGCCGGCGCTGCAGGTGTTGGGAGCGGTCACCCTGGTGCTGGCCGCGCTGGGTGTGCTGTCGGCGCAGCGGCTGCGCCTTCTCGCCGCGTACCTGGTGCTGGGCTCGGCAGCGACATTGTTCGTGGCGTTCTCGCTGGCCACGCCGGGCACCATTGCTGCGGGGCTGTACTACCTGGTTCACAGCACCCTGGCCGGCGCGGCGCTGTTCCTGCTCGCCGACCTGGTGCGCCAGCGTGGACGCGGCGGAGCCGGCAAGGACATGGCCACGCCGCGGATGGGGCGCATGCGGAGCCTGCTGTTCCTGCTGGTCGCGGTCTCGCTGGCCGGTTTGCCACCGCTGTCCGGCTTCATCGGCAAACTGCTGCTGCTCGATGCGGTGCCGGCAGGTTCCATTGGCTGGGTCTGGGGCTGCGTGCTCGGCAGCAGTTTCCTGATGCTGGTCGGCGTGGCGCGCACCGGCGTGCACGTGTTCTGGGGCAGCGATTCCGAACCGGCCCACGCGCAGGACGAGGTCGATGCGTTGAACGCAGCGCCCGCCGCCGCGAATTTGACCGCACCGCCGCTGGAAAGCGCCGCGGTCCTGCTGCTGGTCTGCTACGGCATCGCGATGGCATTGGCGGCAGCGCCCGTCCTTGCGTTCACCCGCGCCACCGCGGATCAGTTGCTGGCACCGGCGGAGTACGTGCGCCAGATCGATGCCGCGCTGCCGGCAAGGCGGGCGCCATGA
- a CDS encoding Na+/H+ antiporter subunit C: MEFALASAIGLLTAAGVYLLLRARSFDLILGLTLLSYATNLLIFTSGGLTPGKPPVLRDDVPTTLAHYTDPLPQALVLTAIVIAFAMTAVSIVIAMRSRADNGSDHVDGDAGEQAFRRDEQRRHDDARARETRGGGE, translated from the coding sequence ATGGAATTCGCATTGGCCAGCGCCATCGGCCTGCTCACCGCGGCAGGCGTGTACCTGCTGCTGCGCGCGCGCAGCTTCGACCTGATCCTGGGCCTGACCCTGTTGTCCTACGCCACCAACCTGCTGATCTTCACCAGCGGCGGGTTGACGCCCGGCAAGCCGCCGGTGCTGCGCGACGACGTGCCGACCACCCTCGCCCACTACACCGACCCGCTGCCGCAGGCGCTGGTGCTGACCGCGATCGTGATCGCCTTCGCGATGACTGCGGTGAGCATCGTCATCGCCATGCGCAGCCGCGCCGACAACGGCAGCGACCACGTGGACGGCGACGCCGGCGAGCAGGCATTCCGTCGCGATGAACAACGCCGCCACGACGACGCACGCGCACGCGAAACGCGCGGTGGTGGCGAATGA